The genome window TAGGACATTTGTAGAAGTGGCAAGAAAGAAAGCTTCCATTTCTGCCAGCCTAAGCTCTGTTAATGGTGTCCTTCTGTTTGCAGCGGAAGCATGCATTCCTTTCTTTGAAGCCTTTGCTGCAGTGGCCTCTGGAAACAAGGAAATATTGAATGTCGTCCTTACCAAGTTTGACGCTACTGACGGGGAGAGGAAGGGTTTTGAAAAAATCCAGGAATGCTACAATGAGGG of Microtus ochrogaster isolate Prairie Vole_2 unplaced genomic scaffold, MicOch1.0 UNK32, whole genome shotgun sequence contains these proteins:
- the LOC101981693 gene encoding androgen-binding protein homolog translates to MKGTLLLLVLLVTGELGFQTTEACIPFFEAFAAVASGNKEILNVVLTKFDATDGERKGFEKIQECYNEGGLKTKFLDSTVL